A single window of Anaerocolumna chitinilytica DNA harbors:
- a CDS encoding TetR/AcrR family transcriptional regulator, with the protein MPPKIKITDEDILNAAINMVREKGLESLNARDLAKEIGCSVHPIFRVFHSMERLKGNIYKEVEHIYNERMLRAVEHQEDGFISVGLAYIDFAKNEKNLFKLLFMSDAFQGQSLMDIVGSTEGDDEVIEMLCQMTGLDIKRAKELYAGIWLVTHGIASMYATNNCRFSDEEIKRLLNNSFMGLILKLKNEEN; encoded by the coding sequence TTGCCACCCAAAATAAAGATTACAGATGAGGATATTCTTAATGCTGCAATTAATATGGTCAGGGAAAAGGGATTAGAAAGCCTGAATGCCCGTGACTTGGCAAAGGAAATCGGCTGCTCTGTACACCCTATATTTCGAGTGTTTCATTCAATGGAAAGACTGAAAGGGAATATCTATAAAGAAGTCGAACATATCTATAATGAACGAATGCTAAGAGCGGTGGAACATCAGGAAGATGGTTTTATCAGTGTTGGCCTTGCCTATATTGATTTTGCAAAAAACGAAAAAAATCTCTTTAAGTTATTATTTATGTCGGATGCATTTCAAGGACAGAGTTTAATGGATATTGTAGGTTCAACGGAAGGAGACGACGAAGTTATAGAAATGCTATGTCAAATGACCGGATTAGATATAAAACGGGCAAAGGAATTATATGCGGGAATTTGGCTTGTAACTCATGGAATTGCATCTATGTATGCCACGAATAACTGTCGTTTTAGTGATGAAGAAATCAAAAGGTTATTAAACAATTCATTTATGGGATTAATACTAAAATTAAAAAATGAGGAGAATTAA
- a CDS encoding helix-turn-helix transcriptional regulator produces the protein MEEKILVGDIAGKFGYSEYYFSRMFSKYIDISVMEYVKRRRLISAAKEIMHGKKVIDAALKYSYDSHSGFTKAFKKEYGYTPSLLSAMKMQIDDLTGGSYMSELFIKQTDEQEDKDKLFATLLNCISCNQNNANLANICKAYEVSKKAYEGMRRYSGDEYITHPLNVAIILADIGAGENAIVVGLMCDILEKTNVSRKELESNLTEKIVNIIVGLSDFDISCEFENDDIVLVKLAERLHNMRTLRFMNEDKWKCKAKETIEIYLPLAKKLGNNALTDELNNLAVEYA, from the coding sequence TTGGAAGAAAAGATACTGGTTGGTGATATAGCCGGTAAATTTGGATATTCTGAGTATTATTTTTCAAGAATGTTTTCGAAGTATATAGATATATCTGTTATGGAATATGTTAAAAGAAGAAGATTAATAAGCGCAGCGAAAGAAATTATGCATGGAAAGAAAGTAATAGATGCGGCGCTGAAGTATTCTTACGATAGCCACAGCGGATTTACAAAGGCTTTTAAGAAAGAATATGGATACACACCTTCCTTATTAAGTGCGATGAAAATGCAAATAGATGACTTAACAGGAGGTAGCTATATGAGTGAATTATTTATCAAACAGACGGATGAGCAGGAGGATAAGGACAAATTATTTGCGACTTTACTGAATTGTATTAGTTGTAATCAAAATAATGCCAACCTAGCTAATATTTGTAAAGCTTATGAAGTTTCAAAAAAAGCTTATGAAGGTATGCGAAGATATTCAGGAGATGAGTATATCACACATCCATTAAATGTAGCTATTATCCTCGCTGATATAGGAGCCGGCGAAAATGCTATTGTTGTAGGTCTTATGTGTGATATATTAGAAAAAACAAATGTCAGTAGGAAAGAACTGGAGAGTAATCTAACGGAGAAAATAGTTAATATAATAGTTGGCTTATCTGATTTTGATATTTCATGTGAATTTGAGAATGATGATATAGTATTGGTTAAGCTTGCCGAACGTCTCCATAATATGAGGACTCTTCGGTTCATGAATGAGGATAAATGGAAGTGCAAAGCAAAGGAGACAATAGAAATCTACCTGCCCTTAGCAAAAAAGCTTGGAAATAATGCTTTGACGGATGAATTAAATAATCTTGCTGTTGAATATGCTTAA
- a CDS encoding GyrI-like domain-containing protein: MEIQKCIKASFSVIGKEGSTNDGDGFIQRLWEDANSHFNEVADLAKKDETGSLAGIWGAMSDLSHSFKPWEDNFSKGLYLAGVEVADDAIAPQGWVKWTIPSYEYIYVKNESESTFMEGVKYLKDNNIALAGAVLDFICPDTNQGYQFFPIRRL; encoded by the coding sequence ATGGAGATTCAAAAATGTATAAAAGCCTCATTTTCAGTTATCGGTAAAGAAGGTTCTACCAATGACGGTGACGGCTTTATCCAAAGATTATGGGAAGATGCCAATTCCCATTTTAATGAAGTAGCAGATTTGGCTAAAAAGGATGAAACGGGAAGTTTAGCAGGAATATGGGGTGCTATGTCAGACTTATCCCATTCCTTTAAACCCTGGGAAGATAATTTTTCAAAAGGACTCTACTTAGCAGGAGTTGAAGTTGCGGATGATGCCATTGCTCCTCAAGGTTGGGTTAAGTGGACTATTCCATCTTATGAATATATATATGTAAAAAATGAAAGCGAATCAACTTTTATGGAAGGTGTGAAATACCTAAAAGATAATAATATAGCTCTTGCTGGAGCTGTTCTCGACTTTATTTGTCCAGATACGAATCAGGGTTATCAATTTTTCCCGATACGCAGACTATAA
- a CDS encoding AraC family transcriptional regulator — MEWLDRLNNSLEYIEKNLDNELSFENAAKIACCSVNHYQRMFSFISDTTLGEYIRRRRLTKAAFDLQNTNMSVLDISLKFGYNSPTAFTRAFTAMHGVTPTKARRFGTSLKSYPRISFQISVKGEKELVYKIEEKEEFKIIGIKESIINDGVYNTGRIPQMWSEAIQNGVIYQIASYSNNLYSGMMGLCSNFRDNLFDYYIGVVSDQQAGVLEELRIKKGIWAVFECIGLSSIQPTWTRVFTEWFPSSGYELADAPEIEWYPHSNISNSEEYRTEIWIPIKKRCNS; from the coding sequence ATGGAATGGTTAGACCGCTTAAATAATTCCTTAGAGTACATAGAAAAGAATTTAGATAACGAGTTAAGTTTTGAAAATGCTGCAAAAATAGCCTGTTGCTCGGTTAATCATTATCAAAGAATGTTTTCTTTTATTTCTGATACAACTTTAGGGGAGTATATCAGACGAAGACGGCTTACGAAGGCAGCGTTTGACCTGCAAAACACTAATATGAGTGTATTAGATATTTCATTAAAGTTTGGATATAATTCACCCACAGCATTTACACGAGCATTTACAGCAATGCATGGTGTAACACCGACGAAGGCAAGAAGATTCGGTACAAGCTTGAAATCATATCCAAGAATCTCTTTTCAGATATCGGTAAAGGGGGAAAAAGAACTTGTATATAAGATAGAAGAGAAAGAAGAATTTAAAATTATAGGGATAAAAGAGAGTATTATTAATGATGGAGTTTATAATACTGGCAGAATTCCGCAAATGTGGTCAGAGGCAATACAGAATGGAGTAATCTATCAGATTGCTTCTTATAGTAATAATTTATATTCCGGAATGATGGGATTGTGTTCGAATTTTCGGGATAATCTGTTTGATTACTATATCGGGGTAGTAAGTGACCAGCAGGCAGGAGTCTTAGAAGAATTAAGAATAAAAAAAGGAATTTGGGCAGTTTTCGAATGTATTGGACTTAGTTCAATTCAGCCAACCTGGACACGTGTATTTACGGAATGGTTTCCTTCCTCCGGATATGAGTTAGCGGATGCCCCGGAAATAGAGTGGTATCCCCATAGTAATATTAGTAATTCTGAGGAATATAGAACAGAAATTTGGATTCCTATTAAAAAGCGATGTAATAGTTAA
- a CDS encoding GNAT family N-acetyltransferase translates to MKIDIKLADNTNGFIIKNIYPLYLHDLAGIHGTLPNEYGIFEEEPIRTLAEEYDIQQIWFDNPNLLYPYLIMADNIPAGFCLIGSGKYVPAEVDYFIYETFILSPFRGKSISNQAITEIFQKHHGKWMFYTHSTENNIRAKTFWHKTIGGYTGNKYKTIEKIIDGMPKLVFMFEN, encoded by the coding sequence ATGAAAATAGATATAAAGTTAGCAGATAATACAAACGGTTTTATTATCAAAAATATTTACCCGCTATATCTACACGATCTTGCTGGAATACATGGCACGCTTCCCAACGAATATGGAATCTTTGAGGAAGAACCAATCAGAACCCTCGCAGAAGAGTATGACATTCAGCAGATATGGTTTGATAACCCTAATCTATTATATCCATATTTAATCATGGCGGATAATATACCGGCAGGATTCTGCCTTATAGGAAGTGGTAAATATGTGCCGGCGGAAGTGGATTATTTCATATATGAAACATTTATTTTGTCACCATTTAGGGGAAAGTCCATATCAAACCAAGCCATAACTGAGATCTTTCAAAAGCACCATGGTAAGTGGATGTTTTATACCCATTCTACTGAGAATAACATTCGGGCAAAGACCTTCTGGCATAAAACAATCGGAGGTTATACGGGAAATAAATACAAAACGATTGAAAAGATTATCGACGGAATGCCAAAGTTAGTGTTTATGTTTGAGAACTAA
- a CDS encoding AIM24 family protein: protein MIRSNNLFNNANMKEIDARDGIHVFEFQKDLSVSPANSIVAYYSSQMNIRKRQVLIELNGRTFTLSAGAMQWMAGDVKMGSGVKGIGDFLGKTISAKISKESTIKPEYSGNGMVMLEPTYHYILLENVEKWNGLVLDDGLFLACDSRIKQKIVARTNLSSAVLGNEGLFNLCLEGQGIAILESPVPREELIEFELDNDVLKVDGNMAIAWSNTLKFTVEKSGKSLLGSAVSGEGLVNVFQGSGKILMAPIGINPMAAVGTNGK, encoded by the coding sequence GTGATAAGAAGCAATAATTTATTTAATAATGCAAATATGAAAGAAATTGATGCAAGAGATGGAATTCATGTATTTGAATTTCAAAAAGACCTAAGTGTATCTCCTGCGAACTCGATTGTAGCTTACTATTCTTCCCAAATGAATATTAGAAAACGTCAGGTCCTAATTGAATTAAACGGCAGAACCTTTACATTAAGCGCCGGAGCTATGCAATGGATGGCCGGAGATGTTAAAATGGGTTCGGGTGTAAAAGGCATCGGTGATTTCTTAGGTAAAACCATATCCGCCAAGATTTCGAAAGAATCCACTATTAAACCGGAATACAGTGGAAACGGTATGGTTATGCTCGAACCTACATACCATTACATCCTGCTGGAAAATGTAGAGAAATGGAATGGCTTGGTGCTGGATGACGGCCTGTTCCTGGCTTGTGACTCACGTATCAAACAAAAAATTGTTGCAAGAACAAATCTATCCTCTGCTGTTTTAGGTAATGAAGGTCTTTTTAATTTATGCCTGGAGGGCCAGGGTATTGCCATATTAGAAAGTCCTGTCCCCAGAGAAGAATTAATTGAATTTGAGCTTGATAATGATGTATTAAAAGTTGATGGAAATATGGCGATAGCCTGGTCAAACACTTTAAAATTTACAGTTGAAAAATCCGGAAAGAGCCTCCTAGGCTCCGCTGTCTCCGGAGAAGGATTAGTAAATGTATTCCAAGGCAGTGGTAAGATCCTTATGGCACCAATTGGTATCAACCCTATGGCAGCAGTCGGCACAAACGGAAAATAG